A single Patescibacteria group bacterium DNA region contains:
- a CDS encoding baseplate J/gp47 family protein, whose amino-acid sequence MLNRISASDFSTMIIEGIASRDPSLDTRIGPIRDLQIDPVAEVLEQQNNRVVYLSTLNSMKYAERAVPDDLDDIVFNEGVVRWAGSRALATVTFSRSTPPTSNLIVPLNFPVSTPTDASTGASVVFRTIESKTMFASAPMAYYNADTQKYEIDVLVTSVTVGATTEVGPYTITVMRRPISGFDEIFNREKTSAGRGLETNLDLADRYLLHIAGSKPGVPAGIKRSVLDNFSSVSDAYVVYGQNVAMTREQFDAGAVDIWVLGEQPAAKRYVTSYPGVETLIPLDRQPLMTVTAVRDSLGNLFVQDTD is encoded by the coding sequence ATGCTCAATAGAATATCAGCAAGCGATTTTTCCACAATGATTATTGAAGGTATTGCTTCTCGCGATCCTTCTCTTGATACTCGAATTGGTCCAATTAGAGACTTGCAAATTGACCCTGTTGCAGAAGTTCTTGAGCAACAAAATAATCGTGTGGTTTATCTCAGTACGTTAAATTCTATGAAATATGCTGAACGTGCTGTACCAGACGATTTGGATGACATTGTTTTCAATGAAGGTGTAGTTCGTTGGGCAGGTTCACGGGCATTGGCAACTGTTACTTTCTCACGCTCTACGCCACCAACTAGCAACCTTATTGTGCCTTTGAATTTCCCGGTTTCTACACCAACAGATGCAAGTACCGGAGCGTCGGTTGTTTTTAGAACTATTGAATCAAAGACAATGTTTGCTAGTGCTCCAATGGCATATTATAATGCTGATACTCAGAAATATGAAATTGATGTGCTAGTAACTTCGGTAACGGTTGGTGCGACTACAGAAGTTGGCCCATATACCATTACCGTTATGCGTCGTCCAATTTCCGGCTTTGACGAAATTTTTAACAGAGAAAAGACTTCGGCTGGTAGGGGACTAGAAACCAACCTAGATTTAGCAGATCGTTATCTATTACATATCGCAGGTTCCAAGCCCGGTGTTCCAGCAGGTATCAAGCGTTCTGTTTTAGATAATTTTTCGTCTGTTAGTGATGCTTACGTAGTATATGGCCAAAATGTCGCAATGACTCGCGAACAATTTGACGCTGGTGCCGTCGATATTTGGGTACTTGGCGAACAACCTGCGGCCAAACGTTACGTAACATCTTACCCAGGTGTTGAAACGCTTATCCCATTGGACAGACAACCGCTAATGACGGTTACAGCAGTTCGCGATTCACTTGGTAATCTTTTCGTACAAGATACAGATTA